A window of Macrobrachium rosenbergii isolate ZJJX-2024 chromosome 15, ASM4041242v1, whole genome shotgun sequence contains these coding sequences:
- the LOC136846551 gene encoding uncharacterized protein isoform X2: protein MRFVVLLAILAVFAGFGLGDEEGFAESIRNTQGGGYYKRNDDDAEIPEEVEVEERPHFTRYGEPQATRRNDDPPARPPARRPPLRRRPVRRPANAAQGQGLAGRQASGDNALLPVEHRSRFPGEQPQLPSFGLLPPPPTRRETFDGFGGNFQQQGQLPGTTAANGQRIIVRPGSRPTIVINQTPSHTLPRVTHPTIGPAIGGLLKVDAGTPADTDHVPSFAAKMFVVREAPPEFFPPGYEVPLLFPRLNKRVEVPRTKFFCEEQKYLPGIYADVQLGCKVFHLCLPAAMGNTLTSFMCPNMTLFDQSIMQCNYWYYVNCENSPRNYDANLQMALSYRKMNAAQLPLTAVRNFDNVALLSHNSEEMKSHKTVSPADPSIADNLAFRRIGRAEVKDARERMDDFSDGIPREPRTLFATDDKDKVEEKEEEEKPAEDKDGKTREEEKKKPTEDKDAKTREKRSSNTSHDLPLFYRKIRRS, encoded by the exons ATGCGGTTCGTCGTACTGTTGGCCATCCTGGCAGTATTTGCTG gTTTCGGCCTCGGTGATGAAGAGGGCTTTGCAGAGTCTATAAGAAATACGCAGGGTGGAGGATACTATAAAAGGAAC GACGATGACGCTGAAATTCCGGAGGAAGTTGAGGTAGAGGAGAGACCACACTTCACCAGGTATGGAGAGCCACAAGCCACCAGAAGAAACGACGATCCTCCCGCTAGACCGCCCGCTAGGCGGCCACCTCTTAGGAGACGCCCCGTCAGAAGACCTGCCAATGCAGCGCAGGGACAGGGATTAGCCGGAAGGCAGGCCAGTGGAGACAATGCTCTGCTTCCAGTAGAACACCGCTCTCGTTTTCCAGG AGAACAACCTCAGTTACCATCTTTCGgcttacttcctcctcctccaactcgtCGGGAAACTTTCGATGGATTCGGGGGTAACTTCCAACAACAAGGACAGCTGCCAGGAACAACAGCTGCAAACGGCCAAAGAATTATTGTACGTCCCGGATCAAGACCAACGATTGTTATCAACCAGACCCCATCTCATACTCTTCCTCGTGTGACTCATCCCACTATTGGTCCTGCCATTGGAGGTCTTCTCAAG GTCGACGCCGGCACTCCTGCGGACACAGATCACGTACCCTCCTTCGCGGCCAAGATGTTCGTCGTCCGTGAGGCCCCTCCGGAGTTCTTCCCTCCGGGTTACGAGGTGCCTCTCCTCTTTCCCAGGTTGAACAAGCGCGTGGAGGTCCCCAGGACGAAATTCTTCTGCGAAGAACAAAAGTATTTGCCCGGCATCTACGCGGACGTCCAGCTCGGCTGTAAG GTCTTCCATCTCTGCCTCCCAGCCGCAATGGGCAACACCCTCACGAGCTTCATGTGCCCCAACATGACCCTCTTCGACCAGTCCATAATGCAGTGCAATTACTGGTACTACGTCAACTGCGAGAACTCCCCCAGGAACTACGACGCCAACTTGCAGATGGCCCTGAGCTACCGGAAGATGAACGCCGCCCAGCTTCCTCTGACGGCCGTTCGGAACTTCGACAACGTGGCCCTGCTCTCCCACAACTCCGAGGAGATGAAGAGTCACAAGACCGTCTCGCCGGCAGATCCGTCCATCGCCGACAATCTTGCCTTCAGGAGGATCGGCAGGGCGGAGGTCAAGGACGCTAGAGAGAGGATGGATGACTTCTCTGACGGCATCCCAAGGGAACCCAGGACGCTCTTTGCCACAGATGACAAAGACAAagtagaggaaaaagaagaggaggagaaaccAGCTGAGGACAAAGATGGAAAgacgagagaagaagagaagaagaaaccgACGGAGGACAAAGACGCAAAGACCAGAGAAAAGAGAAGTTCGAATACTTCGCATGATCTGCCGTTATTCTACAGAAAGATTCGCAGAAGTTAA
- the LOC136846320 gene encoding uncharacterized protein, translated as MTTAVRKTFSPPHYTHSYNACLLPTPTPITPIFPLHHLLQCPSSPYNTAYNAPPPPTPLLQRPSSPHHPYTPPTTPPPPLHHPYNTLLPYTPPTTPVFPLHPQLQCPSSPTAYTPPTTPVFPLHLLLQCPSSPYTSLSKRLSSPYNFPPPPTSPPTTPPPPLHPLLQRLSSSTPLQLPSSPHAPAPLIPPPTKLSQ; from the coding sequence ATGACAACagcagttaggaaaacattttctCCACCCCACTACACCCATTCCTACAACGCCTGTCTTCTCCCTACACCCACTCCTATAACGCCCATCTTCCCCCTACACCACCTCTTACAATGCCCCTCCTCCCCCTACAACACCGCCTATAATGCCCCTCCACCCCCTACACCCCTCCTACAACGCCCCTCCTCCCCACACCACCCCTACACCCCTCCTACAACGCCCCCTCCACCCCTACACCACCCCTACAACACCCTTCTCCCCTACACCCCTCCTACAACGCCCGTCTTCCCCTTACACCCACAATTACAATGCCCCTCCTCCCCTACAGCCTACACCCCTCCTACAACTCCTGTCTTCCCCCTACACCTGCTCCTACAATGCCCCTCCTCCCCCTACACCTCTCTTTCAAAACGCCTCTCCTCCCCTTAcaacttccctcctccccctacaTCCCCTCCTACAACGCCCCCTCCTCCCCTACACCCCCTCCTACAACGCCTCTCCTCCTCTACACCCCTACAACTCCCATCCTCCCCCCACGCCCCAGCACCATTAATACCTCCCCCCACAAAGCTCTCACAATGA
- the LOC136846551 gene encoding uncharacterized protein isoform X1, translated as MRFVVLLAILAVFAGRGGGICVVDNKRGWNVQCGLRDSYLFRIKDVGGLKANFDFGFGLGDEEGFAESIRNTQGGGYYKRNDDDAEIPEEVEVEERPHFTRYGEPQATRRNDDPPARPPARRPPLRRRPVRRPANAAQGQGLAGRQASGDNALLPVEHRSRFPGEQPQLPSFGLLPPPPTRRETFDGFGGNFQQQGQLPGTTAANGQRIIVRPGSRPTIVINQTPSHTLPRVTHPTIGPAIGGLLKVDAGTPADTDHVPSFAAKMFVVREAPPEFFPPGYEVPLLFPRLNKRVEVPRTKFFCEEQKYLPGIYADVQLGCKVFHLCLPAAMGNTLTSFMCPNMTLFDQSIMQCNYWYYVNCENSPRNYDANLQMALSYRKMNAAQLPLTAVRNFDNVALLSHNSEEMKSHKTVSPADPSIADNLAFRRIGRAEVKDARERMDDFSDGIPREPRTLFATDDKDKVEEKEEEEKPAEDKDGKTREEEKKKPTEDKDAKTREKRSSNTSHDLPLFYRKIRRS; from the exons ATGCGGTTCGTCGTACTGTTGGCCATCCTGGCAGTATTTGCTG GGAGGGGTGGAGGCATCTGTGTCGTGGACAACAAACGTGGCTGGAATGTCCAGTGCGGCCTCAGAGACTCCTATCTCTTCAGAATCAAAGATGTCGGGGGACTCAAAGCCAATTTTGACTTTG gTTTCGGCCTCGGTGATGAAGAGGGCTTTGCAGAGTCTATAAGAAATACGCAGGGTGGAGGATACTATAAAAGGAAC GACGATGACGCTGAAATTCCGGAGGAAGTTGAGGTAGAGGAGAGACCACACTTCACCAGGTATGGAGAGCCACAAGCCACCAGAAGAAACGACGATCCTCCCGCTAGACCGCCCGCTAGGCGGCCACCTCTTAGGAGACGCCCCGTCAGAAGACCTGCCAATGCAGCGCAGGGACAGGGATTAGCCGGAAGGCAGGCCAGTGGAGACAATGCTCTGCTTCCAGTAGAACACCGCTCTCGTTTTCCAGG AGAACAACCTCAGTTACCATCTTTCGgcttacttcctcctcctccaactcgtCGGGAAACTTTCGATGGATTCGGGGGTAACTTCCAACAACAAGGACAGCTGCCAGGAACAACAGCTGCAAACGGCCAAAGAATTATTGTACGTCCCGGATCAAGACCAACGATTGTTATCAACCAGACCCCATCTCATACTCTTCCTCGTGTGACTCATCCCACTATTGGTCCTGCCATTGGAGGTCTTCTCAAG GTCGACGCCGGCACTCCTGCGGACACAGATCACGTACCCTCCTTCGCGGCCAAGATGTTCGTCGTCCGTGAGGCCCCTCCGGAGTTCTTCCCTCCGGGTTACGAGGTGCCTCTCCTCTTTCCCAGGTTGAACAAGCGCGTGGAGGTCCCCAGGACGAAATTCTTCTGCGAAGAACAAAAGTATTTGCCCGGCATCTACGCGGACGTCCAGCTCGGCTGTAAG GTCTTCCATCTCTGCCTCCCAGCCGCAATGGGCAACACCCTCACGAGCTTCATGTGCCCCAACATGACCCTCTTCGACCAGTCCATAATGCAGTGCAATTACTGGTACTACGTCAACTGCGAGAACTCCCCCAGGAACTACGACGCCAACTTGCAGATGGCCCTGAGCTACCGGAAGATGAACGCCGCCCAGCTTCCTCTGACGGCCGTTCGGAACTTCGACAACGTGGCCCTGCTCTCCCACAACTCCGAGGAGATGAAGAGTCACAAGACCGTCTCGCCGGCAGATCCGTCCATCGCCGACAATCTTGCCTTCAGGAGGATCGGCAGGGCGGAGGTCAAGGACGCTAGAGAGAGGATGGATGACTTCTCTGACGGCATCCCAAGGGAACCCAGGACGCTCTTTGCCACAGATGACAAAGACAAagtagaggaaaaagaagaggaggagaaaccAGCTGAGGACAAAGATGGAAAgacgagagaagaagagaagaagaaaccgACGGAGGACAAAGACGCAAAGACCAGAGAAAAGAGAAGTTCGAATACTTCGCATGATCTGCCGTTATTCTACAGAAAGATTCGCAGAAGTTAA